The nucleotide sequence TATAAGAGCACTCGCTGCTACAGATGAGCTCAGGGGAAGAGCCAGCCCCTTGTCGCGCTCCCGGggctcacacctggggctggcTTCTCCTGTGCTCTTCACTTGTGCAACCCGAGCAGGTCCAGGTCTGAGCTCCAGATGTGGAAACCCGGGGCGGTATCCGCTGTGCAGGTCTCTCGGCAGGTGAGAACCTGACCTTGGGTGGTTTGCAACGGCACAAGGAAACTGCAGCAGGCACGGGCTGCACTCAGCTGCAGAACACGCTGCTGAACTGCCGAGGGACCGGCAAAGGGCCGGCCAAAGTCCAAAGGCTGCGGCTGAGGTCTCCCAGGTCTGGAGCGACGCCTGATGGAGTCACAAACGCTGATCACATCACCACAGTCTGCTGCAAACATGGTCTGTGAGTAAAACACCTGCTTGGAATGATAAAATTTAACCTACAGAATACACAGTGAAACAATTCTCCCCTGCGAACTGGAGTGGCTTCTGCGTGGCTTGGAGTCCCCTTTTGACTGCATTAAAAGCCGTGCCAAGTGACGCACGCTGGAGACGACAGCTACCGAGCAATTTTGACCCGGCCGTGTTCTTCTGTATAAATGAACAGCCGCGACAGCGCCGGCTGCGCTGAGACCCCGGGGCAGCGCATGAgccccctgctgcagccttgggTGCGCTCGGGGCAGGCCTGGGAGAATCCAGGGCAGCGTTGAACCCCTCGGGGCAGCTCTGAACCCCCCGGGGCAGCTCTGATCCCCTCGGGGCAGCTCTGATCCCCCCGGGGCAGCTCTGATCCCCCCGGGGCAGCTCTGAACCCCCCGGGGCAGCTCTGAACCCCCGGGGCAGCTCTGATCCCCCCGGGGCAGCTCTGAACCCCCCGGGGCAGCTCTGATCCCCTCGGGGCAGCTCTGAACCCCCCGGGGCAGCTCTGATCCCCCCGGGGCAGCTCTGATCCCCTCGGGGCAGCTCTGATCCCCCCGGGGCAGCTCTGAATCCTCCGGAGCAGCTCTGATCCCCTCGGGGCAGCTCTGACCCCTCGGGGCAGCTCTGATCCCCTCGGGGCAGCTCTGAACCCCCCGGGGCAGCTCTGATCCCCTCGGGGCAGCTCTGAACCCCCCGGGGCAGCTCTGATCCCCTCGGGGCAGCTCTGAACCCCCCGGGGCAGCTCTGATCCCCCCGGGGCAGCTCTGATCCCCCCGGGGCAGCTCTGATCCCCTCGGGGCAGCTCTGAACCCTCCGGGGCAGCTCTGATCCCCTCGGGGCAGCTCTGATCCCCTCGGGGCAGCTCTGAACCCCCCGGGGCAGCTCTGAACCCTCCGGGGCAGCTCTGAACCCCTCGGGGCAGCTCTGATCCCCCCGGGGCAGCGCTGGGCTCCCGTTCCCCGGCCGGTGTCCACCGCTGCCGCTCTCCGGGGCCGAGCCCGGGGCCCTGGCACTCCCGGCAGCCGCCGGCAGAGGGAGCCCCGCGCAGCCGCATCCCGCAGCGATCCCCGGCAGGGATCCTGCAGTGATCCCGCAGAGATCCCGCAGGGATCCCGCAGTGATCCCGCAGAGATCCCAGCAGCAATCCCGCAGCGATCCCGCAGAGATCCCCGGCAGTGATCCCGCAGTGATCCCAGCAGTGATCCCCGGCAGTGATCCCGCAGCGATCCCGCAGAGATACCAGCAGCGATCCCGCAGAGATCCCGCAGCGATCCCCGGCAGTGATCCCGCAGAGATCCCGCAGAGATCCCGCAGCGATCCCAGCAGCAATCCCGCAGAGATCCCGCAGCGATCCCAGCAGCAATCCCGCAGTGATCCCAGAAGTGATCCCGCAGAGATACCAGCAGCGATCCCGCAGAGATCCCGCAGTGATCCCGCAGTGATCCCGCAGAGATCCCAGCAGTGATCCCGCAGCGAACCCTCACCAGTTCCCGAGGCTCCCGAGAGTCAGCCCTCGGATGGTTGGGATCTGGTGTATTTAAGGAAGATGATCACAGGGCTGCTGAACAGCGTTGGGACTTACCTGGAGCAGCGTTTGGCAGCCGTCAGGCTGTTTGTTCTCCAGGGAGGCTGTGACCAGGGACACAGGAACTGGGCTACagaaaataggaggaaaaatatttactgcttgCTGCAAGTTCATTGAAATTGAGGACTCCATAAAAGAACCTTAAAAGACCTTTCTTGCCTTTGATAACTTAACCAAAGTGGACCCAATGCAAGGGAAAAATGGGCACATTCTGCTCTTTTTGCTACAATCAACAAAGAtgcagaatattaaaaataaaatgaagttgtTCGAAAAATTACAAGCCTATCATCAATGTCTGAACATGGCTTAAACCCACAAAGGAGTGAATTAAGCTCTTCAGAGACAGTCTCTGCACAAGGACAGTGCAAGCACCAGCTAAATTCTGTGCCAACatccacttttattttttagtggATTTTACAATATACATGTGAAAAATAGAAGTTCTTGAATGGCACAAGCCAATTCAATTTGATAAAAGGTCAAAAAAAGGGGTTTATTTAGATTTATGATAAACAGCTTCATAAAAAGacaactttcctttttctgtttctgtgtacTCATGTTTATATCAAACAACTGGTTATCATAATATATGGCCATGTTAAAATGGAATGATAGCAAAAGCACCTTATGTTTTAAGGAACAGTAGCTCTAAAAATCATGCTTTGTGCTTGCAGTGGGATAACACTCCTggatactttaaaataaaacctcagtAACAAAATGATGTTAGAAATGACCTgccttttttaaagcagatacTAAAAAGTAAGAGTTGATAGTTTGGCTGTATCCTACCACAGTCATCTGTGTCTGCTCTGGGAAAGGCCAGGGCCATCACAGCCACAGTCTGGTTTAGGAGGCAACATACACATAAATTATTCAGCACTCTCAAATCTAAAAATCAATGCTGTATGCTGCGTAATCCAGCTTAATGTAACAGCCAGAAAACCTATTTATGGGCAGTTCTAGAATAGGTTTTCCCACAAAACCTCAAGGCTGCAATAACAACAGGGAACAAGAGGTGGGAGGCGCTGCCCCTCCGTGTTACACACAGGTACCCACATGCCATCCTGCAGGTGACAGTGGAGAGCTGCCTGCATCCTGACCTCCCCTCCAGGGGAATTAACGAGGAGCTCTACATCAAACGGTGACaaaagcctttgacactgttCTTACTCCCTGGAGTAgtagtgctgctgcagctggagccctCACACACGTGGAGCTGTTCAGAGGCCTGGGGGCTGCACCTCCACGGCCGACGTACGTCGCAGCTGTgcacagacagactgacagaacAGTAAATTCATTTACATTCCCTCCAGCACCACGCACACTATTAGGCCTTCAATAATTAATACTCTAGCTTATGATGTACCTTTCACCCCAGGATCTCAAAGCACTCTGCAGCGTGTGGggatggatttttattttgctggagTAAATAGGATAGAGAAAGATTAACTGATTGACCAAGGTCACGCTGCGTTAACGTTTTATTTCTGCTCTAGTATTTAACTGGATAGCCGCTGTGACCTTGGAAAGCTggaagaaaactgcattttaaagctAACAATGTAAGGATAATCTTCCCTAAAGTGTACCATATGTTTGTGATtaggcaaaagaaaaagcatcagAAGAATTGCTGGTCGTGCGAGTTGTTCAGTGTTCTCTAGAGTATAATAGCTGGGAATTTCAGTGCAGCATGAGAGAAGTGGATGCAAAGCTCCCCTCCATTTCAAGGAGAAATGGTTGCTCAGCATCCTTGGGCCCTGCTGGAAAATTGAATTTGGTTATCCAGGAAAGTTTCTCAATTAGAAGAGCTGAGGTGACGAGGTGCTCAGGAACCAACATGTTCTGCTCTGACTGGCTTCATGCTCTGCACGTGTGTCCACTCCTCCCACTGAGCTGTGCCCTCACCCCTGATTCCCCCTACAAGAACTAACCTCAGCGACATCTCCTTTGGGCCTCTCTGGTAATTCCATCCCATCACAACTCACCGAGGGTGCAGCTCTGAGTTACCCCATGGCACAGGCACATACTGGGAGCCCCCACTgccctcctgcacagctctacgctgccaccagcaccagcctgactGTCCCAGGCTTGCAGCTGGGCTGTCATCCTCTTGTAAAGAAGATAAACTTAACTCATTGTCAATGTATTCTCAAGGGGGTGAGGATGTTGTCACATTCGACTGTCTTTTCTTGTCACCCTAAATTGATGCTGGGAAGTCACGCCAGTCACAAACCCTGACTCGAAGGCCTCAGACaagagctctgggctgcaggaaagGAGCCACTTGACttggcacagaaagaaaacaatctttttttcttcacgGCTCCCCCAGAAGTGAGTCAGTAGGCCTGACGAACAGAAAATACAAGTTGCCATAGAAACTCGCATGCCTTCCACCAGGGGGAGAAACAAATGTAGGCCAATATTTCTGCTTAGCTGGCTCCTGCTCCGGcggctcctgcctgctgcagcacagggctcGATCAGCAACTTGCAGTTATTTTGCCCCAACTGCACTAGACCCTTTCCCCAGCACCTGGGGGATGACACCACTGTCCGTGGACACACACGGGGACGGGGACACCACAGCTGCTGAGCCAGCACCAGCCGTGCTTGGGGGACCCCAAATGGGGAGTCCACGGACCACAGCAGCAATGGGAagagccctggcagagcagcccaagCCCACCCcaagcagctcttccccagccctctgctgtgagcctggcagggagggctggaggaagAGTGGCTTTAAAAGTGCATGTTCGTGCTGGATTATTCCAGCCACCTTTGATTTAAATAAACTCCTGTTTCTCGTCTGTAAAAAGGTGAGCCCCCAGCAGGATGCAAAGGCATGCAGGTCATCCACGTGTGCAGAGCCCTCTGAGATGCTTCAAGAGCAGTGACATGTGCAATCTCTACTGAACCAGCCTTTGCTTTATTGTGTTCCCGGATCACATGCTGTTCTTGGGCTTCATTTTAATTGTACCACAGGGAAAGttgctttccttcttcccttgcttctttgctttttggatTACATTTTTTTGTATATTGCCCAGTGGCCTCCTGGATATTCAGCAGGCTGTTACGCTGgactgtaaataaaaacaatctAACAAAAGGAACAAAGTCCA is from Sylvia atricapilla isolate bSylAtr1 chromosome 20, bSylAtr1.pri, whole genome shotgun sequence and encodes:
- the LOC136370338 gene encoding transcription initiation factor TFIID subunit 4-like, with translation MAGGNRNTTGGRWRGPATTRRAVPRRGMERGAPPGRDGARRDAAVGPGRGRADAAPRPRQCPEAGAARAGPGAGAGRDWRRRPGRSGDGAIRAPRFAGGAPPAVRSRPGARCQRARANGRAAQHACCPPHGRPAPPRALKGPRPPRPAHVRAPRLRRGFPGTPRRHRQNRDKRPARGSGRGAIPAPGENLTLGGLQRHKETAAGTGCTQLQNTLLNCRGTGKGPAKVQRLRLRSPSAGLPFPGRCPPLPLSGAEPGALALPAAAGRGSPAQPHPAAIPGRDPAVIPQRSRRDPAVIPQRSQQQSRSDPAEIPGSDPAVIPAVIPGSDPAAIPQRYQQRSRRDPAAIPGSDPAEIPQRSRSDPSSNPAEIPQRSQQQSRSDPRSDPAEIPAAIPQRSRSDPAVIPQRSQQ